The Punica granatum isolate Tunisia-2019 chromosome 4, ASM765513v2, whole genome shotgun sequence genome has a window encoding:
- the LOC116203074 gene encoding patellin-3-like — protein MDEDAPAPAPPPPDHPPAFVEKEDQSTPPLPPAAEPAVPVSDPPPMTEEDSAPPAPAEKEELPPPTVTLAAVTVMVTESELLQKEPPAQEDVVAVDAGKSKPVDEAEQEQKQKQKLTQSLESFKEESNRVSDLSEPEKKALLELQHLVQEALDSGAFSAPPEEQKSSAESSAAEVSIWGIPLLKDNRSDVILLKFLRARDFKVKDAFTMLKNTIHWRRMFQIDSLLNEDLGDDLEKVVFMHGHDREGHPVCYNVYGEFQNKELYEKTFGDEEKRTRFLRWRVQFLEGSIRKLDFSPGGVNTIFQVSDLKNSPGPGKRELRQATKQALQMLQDNYPEFVAKQVFINVPWWYLAFYVMINPFLTQRTKSKFVFASPAKSAETLFKYISPEQVPVQYGGLSVDYCDCDPEFTISDPATEMTVKPGTKQIVEIIIYEKCVIVWELRVVGWEVSYGAEFVPNTEGGYTIIIQKAKKIAPNDEPVLHGSFTVSELGKILLIVDNPTSKKKKLLYRFKVKPLCD, from the exons ATGGATGAAGATGCTCCGGCTCCGGCGCCGCCACCGCCCGACCACCCTCCGGCCTTCGTAGAGAAAGAAGATCAGTCCACGCCGCCGCTGCCGCCGGCGGCGGAACCAGCTGTCCCAGTTTCTGATCCACCGCCGATGACCG AGGAAGACTCGGCACCGCCGGCTCCGGCCGAAAAAGAAGAGCTGCCGCCTCCCACGGTGACCTTGGCGGCCGTGACTGTGATGGTGACGGAGTCCGAGCTGCTCCAGAAGGAGCCGCCCGCCCAGGAAGATGTGGTCGCTGTGGATGCCGGGAAATCAAAACCGGTCGATGAGGCAGAGCAGGAGCAGAAGCAGAAGCAGAAGCTGACTCAGTCCTTGGAGTCGTTCAAGGAGGAGAGCAACAGAGTTTCCGATCTCTCCGAGCCCGAGAAGAAGGCCCTCTTGGAGCTGCAGCACCTCGTTCAGGAAGCCCTTGATAGCGGCGCTTTCTCAGCCCCACCCGAAGAACAGAAGAGCTCGGCGGAGTCATCGGCAGCCGAGGTCTCCATTTGGGGGATCCCTCTTCTCAAGGACAACCGGAGTGACGTGATCCTCCTAAAGTTCCTCCGGGCCCGGGACTTCAAAGTGAAAGATGCCTTTACCATGCTCAAGAACACGATCCATTGGCGAAGGATGTTCCAAATCGATTCCCTCCTGAATGAGGACCTGGGGGACGATCTGGAGAAGGTCGTGTTCATGCACGGGCATGACCGGGAAGGACACCCTGTGTGCTACAACGTATACGGGGAGTTCCAGAACAAGGAGCTGTACGAGAAGACATTCGGGGATGAGGAGAAGAGGACGAGGTTCCTGAGGTGGAGGGTTCAGTTCCTCGAGGGGAGTATCAGGAAGCTCGATTTCAGCCCCGGTGGGGTTAATACTATTTTCCAGGTAAGTGACCTGAAGAACTCCCCGGGACCAGGAAAGCGCGAGCTCAGACAAGCAACCAAACAGGCCCTCCAGATGCTTCAGGACAACTACCCTGAATTCGTTGCGAAACAG GTGTTTATCAATGTCCCATGGTGGTACCTTGCATTCTACGTGATGATCAACCCGTTTCTGACTCAGAGGACGAAGAGCAAGTTTGTTTTTGCAAGCCCGGCAAAGTCTGCTGAAACACTCTTCAA ATACATTTCTCCCGAGCAAGTGCCTGTGCAGTACGGTGGACTAAGCGTGGACTACTGTGACTGTGATCCTGAATTTACCATTTCTGATCCGGCAACAGAAATGACCGTAAAGCCCGGGACGAAGCAAATTGTGGAAATTATCATATACGAG AAGTGCGTTATCGTCTGGGAACTCCGCGTGGTTGGCTGGGAGGTGAGCTACGGGGCCGAGTTTGTACCCAATACCGAAGGCGGATATACGATCATAATCCAAAAAGCCAAGAAGATAGCACCCAACGACGAGCCCGTGTTGCACGGAAGTTTTACCGTATCCGAGCTGGGAAAGATCCTCCTGATCGTTGATAACCCAAcctcgaagaagaagaagcttctctACAGGTTCAAGGTGAAGCCTTTGTGCGACTGA